The Gammaproteobacteria bacterium DNA segment CAGGAAGAGGCCGAAGAAGAGCTCAGTGCCAATTACCAGGGCGGTGAACTGGAGATCGGCTTCAACGTCAATTACCTGATCGATGTGTTGAGTACGGTTACCGGGGACACGGTCGAGGCCAATTTCAAGGATGCGAACAGCAGCACCCTGCTGTACGACCCGAAGTCCCCCGAGGCCCGCTTCGTGGTCATGCCCATGCGTCTGTAGGTCGTGAGTGCACCTCGCTGAACTGAACATCACCAACCTGCGCTGTATCGAACAGGCCCGGCTGTGCTTCGCACCGGGCCTGAATCTTATCTACGGCGACAACGCCGCCGGCAAGACCAGCCTTCTCGAGGCTATTTTCTTTCTCGCCCACGCCCGCTCCTTCCGGGAGACCACGCTGGATGCCCTGCCCCGACACGGCAGTGAGGTGTTGCGTATTTCTGGGCAGATCGTGGCGGACGGTCGCAATATGCCGATCGGCGTCGAACGGCGCGGACGCCAACTGCTGGCGCGTATCGACCGTAAGCCGGCCCCTTCGGTTTCCAGTCTGGCCCAGCACCTGCCCGTGCTGGTGGTCCATCCCGGTTCGGATGCCCTGGTGCTGGGTGGCCCGGGCGAACGCCGGGCATTTCTGGACTGGGGTTGTTTCCACGACAGTTCGGCTTTCCACCCGATCTGGCAGCGATTTCGCCGCGCGTTGGAGCAGCGCAATCAGCTTCTGCGCCTGGGCCGTGCTTCGCGCGAGTTGGGGATCTGGACAGAAACCTTTATCCAGGCCGCTGTGGAACTGACCGAGGCCCGACAGGCCTATTTGTCATCGTTGGAGCCGTTTCTTGATCAGGCCATGGAGGATCTCGAACTCACTGGACGTATCGGGCTCCAATATCGGCGCGGCTGGACGGAACGCCAGACCCTGCCGGAGGTGCTGCACCGCCATCGAGAGGTGGAACTGAGACGCGGATTTACCCAGGTCGGTCCACAGCGCGCTGAACTGGATATCCAGCTGGATGGTGAGCCGGCGGCACAGACGGCATCGCGCGGACAGATCAAGACCCTGGTCGCGGCACTGCGCCTGGCCCAGGCCGGGCGTTTCAATCGGATCCGCGGCGAGTCGGCGCTGTTCCTGGTCGACGATCTGCCATCCGAACTGGACAGCCGGCATCGCCAGCG contains these protein-coding regions:
- the recF gene encoding DNA replication/repair protein RecF, whose translation is MHLAELNITNLRCIEQARLCFAPGLNLIYGDNAAGKTSLLEAIFFLAHARSFRETTLDALPRHGSEVLRISGQIVADGRNMPIGVERRGRQLLARIDRKPAPSVSSLAQHLPVLVVHPGSDALVLGGPGERRAFLDWGCFHDSSAFHPIWQRFRRALEQRNQLLRLGRASRELGIWTETFIQAAVELTEARQAYLSSLEPFLDQAMEDLELTGRIGLQYRRGWTERQTLPEVLHRHREVELRRGFTQVGPQRAELDIQLDGEPAAQTASRGQIKTLVAALRLAQAGRFNRIRGESALFLVDDLPSELDSRHRQRLLQALQRLGAQGFITAIEPDSLDSTDGRIEKMFHVKQGGVTELV